The Pseudomonas sp. G2-4 genome window below encodes:
- the mksE gene encoding Mks condensin complex protein MksE, with protein sequence MHLDLSELSHLAPIFRELFKGYHVSRRDPELYAQLSNFQDQYRTLFKALGFELVCDTRGFYYFVPDLAAAAVNKTAQRLALFTFILVEHLADQGRDPVAVLDGGSLGRDELPSLLEKYRDLFIQAEVQTQEELEEKIMRRMTQLGFASEENGVYRFLPPMHRFLDVCLSVQQDRDLAASLHSVLPLPVPVLIDEDSDEKLLQTDDPLDLSEFEGESEEDALARAIAEEQETDA encoded by the coding sequence ATGCATCTTGATCTATCCGAACTGTCCCATCTGGCGCCGATCTTTCGCGAGCTGTTCAAGGGCTACCACGTCAGCCGCCGCGACCCGGAGCTGTACGCGCAACTGTCCAACTTCCAGGACCAGTACCGCACGCTGTTCAAGGCCTTGGGCTTCGAACTGGTGTGCGATACCCGTGGCTTCTACTACTTCGTGCCGGACCTGGCCGCCGCGGCGGTAAACAAGACCGCCCAGCGCCTGGCGCTGTTCACCTTCATCCTGGTCGAGCATCTGGCCGACCAGGGCCGCGACCCGGTCGCCGTGCTCGACGGTGGCAGCCTGGGCCGCGACGAGTTGCCTTCACTGCTGGAAAAATACCGTGACCTGTTCATCCAGGCCGAAGTGCAGACCCAGGAAGAGCTGGAAGAAAAAATCATGCGCCGCATGACCCAACTGGGCTTTGCCAGCGAGGAAAACGGCGTGTACCGCTTCCTGCCGCCGATGCACCGCTTCCTCGACGTCTGCCTGTCGGTCCAGCAGGATCGCGACCTGGCCGCCAGCCTGCACAGCGTGCTGCCGTTGCCTGTGCCGGTACTGATCGACGAAGACAGCGACGAGAAACTGCTGCAAACCGATGATCCGCTGGACCTCAGCGAATTCGAAGGTGAAAGCGAAGAAGACGCCCTGGCCCGCGCCATTGCCGAAGAACAGGAGACCGACGCATGA